AAAATGTTTGTTTTCTATTTTGTTAACGTTAATTTTATGAACACGGTTAGTTTACTTTGGTTGATTTAAGGTTTGACTTTTCTCTACCAAAATCGTACCACGCTCAATTTGCCCGGATTGGTAATACGCAATCCCCAGGTTTTTCATAATACTCGCATTATTCGGGTTGGCTTGATACAATGGCTCAAGTATCTGAATAGCATCAGGATACCTATTCAACATTGCATAGGTAATTGCTAATTTCTCAGCAACATCGGCATCATTAGGATAAAACTGATATGCCTTTTCCATGTAAGGTAAAGCACGTGAAGGATTTTTTAAATCTCTTGCAAAAACTTGTGCGGCAGCCAATAAATATCGCTTATCATTTGGTGAATAAGTCAATGCTTTATCATATGCCTGTACGGCTTCTTCATATCTTAATTCCTGCGCTAATTTATTACCGATGTAGAAAATATTATCTTTAAAACTCTGCTTTGTAGGCTTTCTTTCGACACAGTAACCATAAAACTTGATAGATTCAGCGTAATTTCCTGATTCAAAGTATAGCTTACCTAATAAATCCAATGGAGGGAAATATTCCGGATAAATATCCAATGAAGTCTTTAAATACCCATATGCTTCATTGATCATTTCAGTTTTCACATCGGGATTTTTCTCCTCACTAATTTCTTTGATCAAGGCATCTCCCGCAGCCATATTGGCTTTGGCACTTCCCGTAGAAGTTGCCACGTCAGTTAGCGCTAATGTTGCGTCATTTTTCCACGCTTGAGATCTGGATAAAGTCATTCCGGAAAATACAATTGTGACTACTCCCATTAAACCAATGGCAGTCACAGGCTTAAAGCTTTTGGCTTTTGCGGGTAATTCTTCCAGTAAAAAATATGTGAGTGCCATTAACATTCCAATACTTGGCGCATACATAAAACGCTCATTCATAAAAACACCAATAGGGAAGAATAAATTCGAAATCAGAATCGCTGTCCCCAGAAAAAACAAAGCCGCAAAGGCATAAATACTTTTGCGTTTAAACCCTTTTATGATTACCCACAAAAGCCCCAACATTATCAGTACTCCGGCAATCACCCCTAAGTCGGACCAAATTGCATATTGTTGCCCATCTTCTAGAAATGGCAGGTGATACGGATAATAATCATGTGTTAAAGGGAAAGGCATAAACAACAACTTGATATAAGCTGCAAAAACCAGAAAGATGGTGGCTAATCGCTCACTACCATTTGCATACAGAAATGGATCATTCATTAGCTCTGTGACTTCAGTATCCGCTCCTCCACCAATTACCATATAACGAATTAGAGTATACAAAACACCAGCCCCAAGTAAAACCACAAAAGACTTATTCCAGTCCTTCATTTTACCTATATCAAAGAAATACATCATTAACGGTCCTAAGGCTACAAACGCAATTGTGGTTTCTTTAGACATCAGACTTAAAAACAAAAGTCCAAATGCCCAGATCAAATTTTGATTATTCCTGGAATCTACATATTTCAAAGTTTGAATTAATGCCATTAACCCAAACAATAAACTCAAAATCTCATCACGGCCTTTTATGTTCGCGACCACCTCAACATGTAATGGATGGGCTAAAAACAAAAGTGTCGTCCAAAAAGGAATGGTTTTCCAAATATCTTTTTTCAAAGATGAGGGAAACAACCGCATCATTAAATGAAACAACACCAGCCCTGTTGCTCCATACAATAAAGCATTGATCAAATGGCTCCACCATGGATTTTCTCCAAATAGCTCATATTCTATAGCATATGACACTAAAGATAACGGACGATAACGACCTCCAGCCACCAAGGCATCCTTGTCCAAATCAGCCACATCAATCCCATATTGCTCTGCCCAAAACCCATCCATAGAATCATAAAAGAAATGATCCATTACGCCATCAAAACCTCTGGTGGTAATTTGATTAGAGATAATTACAATTTTATCATCCAGTGCATATTCGAAGTTTACAGTTTGCGCATATAACAGGAATCCAAATACAAATAGAATCACCTTCCATTTCATATCTACCTGAGGAGCTTTCGAAATATTCTGTGCCTTATCTTCTGAAGGAGGAGTTACTTTTTTCTTATCTGCTTTGGATTTACGCATAGTTTAAACTGTTATCTCTCCTCTCAAAGGAGTTTCAAATTGTTGTTTTAATTCTTCTAAGGTTAAATTCTTTTCTTTCAAATACATCAACTTGGTCAACGCAGCTTCAGAAGTAATATCTACCCCACTGATCACTCCCAGATCTTGTAACTTACGTCCATTCGCATATAACTCCATGTTGACTCTACCCTTTATGCATTGTGTGACATTCACAATGACTTTTTCATTGGTCACGGCTTCTTCAATGGCATTCAAAAACCAGGGTAACATCGGCACATTTCCTGCCCCAAAGGTGATCAAAAGAATCGCCCAATTATCCGGACTTCTTAATACCGATTCCACCTGACTTTGAGGCATTCCAGGAAAGACAGGCAAGATAAATATATCCTGACTTTTTAATTCTACCACGTTGATATTCCCATCACCAAATGGCTTCAAATGATGATTCTTGTATTCTATTGTTACACCAGCTTCTGCTAAATCTCTAAAATTTGGAGAATGAAAAGCATCAAAGTGCATGGTACTACTCTTATGTGCACGATTACCTCGAATCAACTTATACTCAAAATAGATGGCTACTTCACCTACCATTGATTTTCCGTTCGCATCTTTATCTCCGGCAATCTCTATGGCAGTCAACAAATTCTCCTTCCCATCCGTTCTTAATACTCCAATAGGCAATTGAGATCCTGTAAGAATCACCGGTTTATTTAAACCTTCCAACATATAACTCAATGCTGAAGCGGTATATGCCATGGTATCTGTTCCATGTAAAATCAGAAAACCATCGTATTGTGTATAGTTTTCAGCTATTAAATTAGCCAGTTTATTCCAATGTTTGGGCGAGATATCCGAAGAATCTATCGGAACATCAAAAGCAATCGTATTAATCTCACAATTCAACTTTTTTAATTCCGGAATTTCTTCTGTAATCTGACTAAAATCAAATGGGTGTAATGCCTTTGAATGAATATCTTCGACCATACCTATCGTACCGCCTGTATATATCATTAATATTTTAGAAGGTTGTTGCATTATCCACTTATTTGATGCCCAAATATACCTTTTGGATTTTAGAAATCGTAAAATCAAATCATAAAAAAAGGCCGCATAAAATGCGACCTTTCCTAATTCTATTTTATAAAATCTAAAATAACTAGACTTTCATGATTTCTGCTTCTTTCTCAGCTACCAAATCATCCACCTTTTTAGAATAACTATTCGTATCTTTTTGGATCTCATCTTCCGCATCTCTTGCGGCATCTTCAGATAGGTGATTGTCTTTTAACTTCTTCACCTCATGCATGGCATCATGTCGCGCATTACGTACACTTACCTTTGCATGCTCCCCTTCCGCTTTAGCTTGCTTTGCTAAATCTCTACGTCTATCCTCAGTCAACATTGGCACATTGATAATGACCATCTCGCCATTGTTTTGCGGATTTAATCCTAAATTAGAATTGATTATTGATTTCTCTATTTCTTGTAACAAAGATTTTTCGAATGGCTGAATCATTAAAGTATGTGCATCTGGAGTGGTCACATTTGAAACCTGACTCAAAGGTGTTTTTGAGCCGTAATATTCAACCATCACACTACTTAACATTACAGGATTTGCTCTTCCTGTTCTAATCTTTAATAATTCTCTTTTTAAATGGTCCATAGAAGCTTCCATTTGCTCTTTGGCCATATCAAAAATCATTTCTAATTCTTCTTCCATGTTTTTTTCTTGGTGCTACAAATAAACAATTTTGAACGGCTTTAGCCTAATCGTTTTGCGATTTATTCTTAAACGCATTCCATCCCTGCGCTTGCAATTCAACTACCTGTTCTCCACGAGCCACCATTGATACTCCTGATTCTTTATCTGCGATATGCCCGATCACCGAAATCCCGGGAATTCCCTTCACAACATCATAATCTTTCTGAGAAATGGTAAACAAAAGTTCATAATCTTCACCTCCATTTAAAGCCGCTGTAGTGGCATTAAAATTAAACTCCTCAGCAGTTTTATAGGTTTGATAGTCAATTGGAATTTTCTCTTCGTAAATCTGCGCACCTACTTCGCTTTGCTTACATATATGCATAATCTCAGAGGCTAACCCGTCAGAAACATCTATCATTGAAGTGGGTATCACATGCATCTCTCCCAAAATCTTAATCACATCTCTACGCGCCTCAGGCTTTAATTGTCTTTCCAATACATATTCACTTCCAGACATATCCGGTTGCATTTGTGGATTTTCTCTGAAAACAGCTTTTTCGCGTTCCAAAACCTGTAACCCCATATAAGCGCCTCCTAAATCTCCGGATACACAAATCAAATCGTGTTCTTTTGCACCACTTCTATAAGCCAACTTCTCTTCAGGTGCCGAACCAATTGCGGTCACACTAATCACCAAACCTTTTAAAGATGAAGTAGTGTCTCCTCCAATTAAATCTACATTATAGAATTCACAGGCTTGTTTGATTCCCGCATAAATCTCTTCCAAAGCCTCCACTGAGTAACGACTAGAAACTGCTATAGATACTGTCACTTGTTTAGGTGTCGCATTCATCGCATAGATATCTGACAAATTCACCACCACTGATTTATATCCCAAATGCTTTAACGGTACATAAGTCACATCAAAATGCACTCCTTCCACTAACATATCAGTAGAAACCACTGTTTTTTCATTTCCGTGATCTAATACTGCCGCGTCATCACCAATTCCTTTTAGTGTAGATTTCTCTTTATTCTCGAATCCATTTGTTAAATGGTCGATTAATCCAAACTCTCCTAATTGTTCTAAATTAGAGGTACTTTGATTCTTATCTTCTAACATGCTGCAAAATTAGAATAACCCTAATTTTAATCATCAAAAAACAACCAAGTATTTACGGAATAGCTATTTACTGATATCTCATTATTAATTATATTTAAACTTATTCACTAATCTCAAATTTCAATCCCCATGAACCTACCTTTAATTCAATTATGGTCAACGATAACCTGTCCGGTATGTGGTTTTCAAAAAGAGGAAAAAATGCCTCAGGATTCTTGTCAGTATTTTTACGAATGCACCCATTGTATTTCGCTTATTAAACCGCAAAAAGACGATTGCTGCGTGTATTGCTCTTATGGTTCCATTCCTTGTCCACCAATTCAGAAAAGCACGGATTCTTCATGCTGTCACTAAATAGTGTTTTTAGTGAACCGGATCGCCATTGGTTTTATCCAATTCTTTTACATTTGAGAAACACTCTCTTGAATCAATTATGATCATCAAAAAAGAAACATTTGATTTATCAGATAAAACGGTATTGGGCAGGTTAATCTTCAGGCCGCCATTTAAAGCCAGTTCGGCATTAAAAAATGAAGCTCGTTTTGTTCATGTATTGAACGGCACCTCAAAATTGCATTCGCCAAACTCAAGGATGGATTTAAATCCTGGAGATAGTGTTATGATGAAATGCGAAAACTTTGTGAACAATTGGATTCCCAATGATAGCTCTGAACCCAATGAAGCCATCATCATCCAGATTTATCCCGATATTTTAAAACTGGCCTACAATGATCAAATTCCGGAGGTATTTAATTCCTCAACCCCTATTTCAGCAAATCCGGTTGAAAAAATCCCTCCACATTTAAACATGAATCATTTTATTACCGGATTAAAGCACTATTTAAATCATCCTTCCGTAATATCAGAGGAATTACTAAAACTTAAAATCAGAGAATTGATTCATTTGCTTTTGCACACTCCGAATTCGGGTCCAATTAAATCCATGTTAGGTGATCTTTTTAAAACAAAGGACTACGCCTTTAAAGAGATCATCCAATCTAATATTTACGAAGATTTGAATCTTTCGGATTTGGCCTTTTTTGCAGGACTCAGTTTATCCTCATTTAAACGTAAGTTCAACGAGCTTTATGGGATGAGTCCAACTAAATACATTATTGGCAAACGGCTTGAAAAAGCAAAAAAACTACTGGCAGAATCAGATACCCGAATTTCGGAAATTGCTTATTCCTGTGGATTTAATGATACCGGATATTTCTCCAAATCATTTATTCGTGCTTTTCAATATTCGCCTTCAAATTATCGAAAAACATTTCAACAAAATGACCTATAGATCTGCTCAACCTTCTGACTTAGACCAATTAATTCAACTGGGATTTCATACATGGAGTATATTTAAAAATGATCTCGCACCAGAATTCTGGAAACAACTTAAACATGGTTTATTGGATCGATCAACTTACGAACCACTGGTAAACGCGTCTTATGGTGTTGTATGCGAAAACGAACAAAATGAAATTATTGGAATGGTGTTTTTAGTTCCAAGCGGAAACCCAACCGACATTTTTCCCGCTGATTGGTGTTACATCAGATTTCTAACTGTTCATCCCGACTATGCCGGAGCAGGAATAGGGAAACAACTGACTAAAGAATGCATGGATTATGCAGTTCAAAATAAAGAACACACCATCGCATTACATACTTCGGAAATGATGCAAAATGCCATTCGTTTATATACCAACCTTGGATTTAAACGCCTCAAAGAAATCCCTTCCAGACTTGGAAAGAAATACTGGATTTACACCTATTCAATATCATAAAAAATCAATTTTTTGAGTTTGAAAATCACCTACTTTTGTATTGAAATCTCAAATCATTATGTCTGAAAAAATTCCTACAACACTCGCTCATTTAGATCCCGAGCTCGCTCAACAGATCATTTCTCATTCAACGACATTAGATATTTCGAAAAACACCGAAATATTAAGAGATGGACAATATGTTAAAGTGATTCCAATTGTGCTGGAGGGGCTCATCAAAGTTTTTACCAGACACGAGGACAAAGAACTATTACTGTATTACATTCAACCCAATGAAAGCTGTATTATGTCGTTTGCTGCCGGTTTAAAAAATCAACCCAGTCGCGTTTTTGCTATTACGGAAGAAGACACCCAAGCTTTATTATTACCTATCGATAAAGTCACTCAGTGGATCAAACAATTTCCGGATATCAACACCTTATTCTTCCAACAATACAATATTCGATACAGTGAACTTTTGGATACCATTAACCATGTGTTATTTCATAAAATGGATACCCGCCTGTTTAATTACTTAAAAGAAAAGTCGCGACTTACCGGGAAGAATCCTATCAAAATCTCACATCGCCAGATCGCGAACGAATTAGGTACAGCACGCGAGGTGATCAGTCGTGTGATGAAAAAACTAGAAGTAGAAGGTAAAGTCAAACAGCACCCCAACCAGATTGAAATTTTGGATTAGCCTACCGTGGTGACCCTGGTCACTGCTTCGTAGTTCCTACCCGTCCTAGCTTTGATGCGTCAAATTTAAATTACACATCATGAAAAAGAACATGGGCAACATAGATCGCGGAATCCGTATCGTTATCGCCTTATTACTAGGCACACTTTATTTTACAAATACCATAACCGGTACATTGGGCCTCGTTTTACTTATAGTTTCAGTCGTATTCGTATTGACGAGCTTAATCAGCTTTTGTCCGCTATACACGCTATTGGGAATCAAAACATGTCCGGTCAACAAAGCTGAATAAAATCTATTTCATCCCCCGTTTAAAATTGCGTTGATCTGGTCAACGCAATTTTTCACCACCTACTTTTAACTCCTAAACTTTATCTTATTTTCGTGGAAACCGCGCAAATGAAATATTTAATCTGTATTGTAATCAGCACGCTTACCTTTTCCCTATGGGGACAGAATTCCTATCGACAATATCTTCAGAAAAACAGTTCAGACCTCAGAAAGTCATTCCCTCAACTCGATTTAAAAAATCAAAAAATAATTGGATTTGCAGCTATTCATGGGAGTGCAAAAACTGAAGAGGCGGAACACATCCTTTTAACAGAACTCATCAAAAATCATCAACTCAAATATTATTTCCCAGAAACTGATTATGCCACTGCCTTATATTTCCAAAAATTCATTGACACTGGAGATACTATACTCTTAAAGAAGCTCATTTATGAATATGGAAGTCGTGTTCCACAAGAAGGTACGGTTGAAACATATCAGAAATGGCTAAAAATTCAACCTATTTTTAAACAACATAACGTACAGGTATTAGGTATTGATAAAGTGATCTCGTATAAATACTCGGTGATTGCATTACACGATGAAATAAAGCATATCTCGGGAACATCTTATTCAGACTCACTACAATCATTGATTCAAAACCCAAACACCAATTGGATGACTTATTTTGATTCCAGAACTAAAAAGATATTAAAATCATTTGTGGCTGATTATGAACAAAATCAAATTGTATATCAAAATCAAATTTCCGATACTTCTAAATTCAACTTCATTATTAAAAACTTAAAAGCCACCTGGACAAAAGGTGGTCGAGAACAACGTATTTATGATAACTACCTGCACCTTCTACCACAATTGGAATTAGAAAATCAAATGGCCTTCGTCCGGTTTGGTGTCTTCCATATCATGAAAAGCAGAATAAATAATTATGCTTCCTTTTTTACCCGACTCATTGAAAACAAAGTTTACACATCCAGTCAAATGGTAAGCATTCAATGCTTTTTAACTAAAAGCAAGGTCTTATGGGACGCACAGTTTGATACAGAAGGGAATTATAAAGGCTATTCTAAGCGTGCCGGAATTGGCACTTCAGATCATATTTTCGAACACTACAAAGGAATCAAGAATTTAAAACACACCCGAATATCAGATCTTACATTCTTCAATCTAGACCACGACCATTCTCCTTATTCTATTCCATCTGAATTAGATCTGGTTAAATCTAAAAAACTTCTATATCGTAAGCGTTGGATGCCAGATGCCAGTAAATCTACACTAGATTATTTGGATTACGCCATTTTAATCTCAAAATCCAAGGCAAACACTCCAATAGAAGAAATCCACACTCCATAACACAAACCACCTCAAAAACAACCACTTAAAACCCTATCACATCTGAATTGCAGCATATTACATGTGAAATGCACCCATTCACCTATGCTCAAAACCATTGCTGTATTATTTATTGTAACAGCCTCTTACCCATCCTAATTTAGATTTCAAATCTCCCCATAACATCATGTTTTACAAACAAATAAACCGTAATACTTTATGGATAAACGTATACATAATGCCAAAAAATCTTACAAAAAGTACTTTTTCATTGGAGGCGCAATAAGTGCTTTATTACTGATCACCTACCTTGTTATAAATACATCTAGTTCCGCATTGTATTTTCCAAAAGATCAAATCTTAATGGGTACGGTCATTCAGGGGAATTTCACAGAAATCCTCACCACAAATGGAACGGTAATCCCAAGTAAAACAGTTCAAATTGATGCTTTTGAAGGTGGAGTCATAGATGAGATTTATGTTGAAAATGGACAATGGGTTAAACAAGGAACTCCTCTATTACAATTGAGTAATACTGCCCTGTCTCTGGATTTCATGAACCGTGAAACTCAGATCATAGAACAAATCAATAATCTACGAAATACACGAATTAATCTGGATCAAAATAAACGCAATATCCAGGAACAGCTGGTAGACATTAACTATGAGCTACAACAACAAAAGGAACAATTTTTAAGAGATAGTTTATTGTTTCGCGACAGTGTAATTACCCTATCAGATTATCAGGCCAGTGCACGATACTACCACTATCTGGAAAATAAACAAAACCTTTTAGACCAGCGGACACAGACGGATGAAAAATACCGAATCAGCCAACTTCATCGTATTGATGCTTCGATCCAATTGATGGAACGTAATCTGGAAGCTGTACGAAAAAGCTTAAATCAAATGACCGTTACTGCTCCCATGAATGGTCAACTCAATTCTTTCCAACACGAAATGGGTGCGACTATTAGTAAAGGAGCCAATATTGGTAGAATAGATATCATGGATACTTTTCATATCACTGCCTTTATAGATCAATATTATCTCTCACAAATTAAACAAAATCAAAAAGCTACTATCAAGTTGGGAGGCACTCCATCTACGTTACAGGTTGCTAAAATATTCCCTACGGTAAACAACAATCAATTTGAAGTTCACTTTTCATTTCACGATCCACAACCTGAATCTCTAAGACGTGGTCAGAGTGCTCCTATGAAAATTCATTTAAGTAATTCCAATCAGGCCCTTTTAGTTCCCAAAGGAAGCTTCTATGCTACTGGAGGAGGAAAATATGCTTACGTCATCAAAGGAAATGAAGCCCATAAAACCCCCATTCAACTTGGAAGGCAAAACGATACACATATCGAAGTTCTTGCCGGTTTAAATCCGGGAGATCAAATTATCATTTCCCCTTATACGAGTTTTAACGATAACGAATTAATAATCATTCAATAAAATGTCCTAATTATGATTAAAACAATCAACCTTTCCAAAGTCTTCAGAACTGAAGAAATTGAAACCACTGCATTAAACCAAATCAATCTCGAAATCCAAAATGGTGAATTTGTCGCTATCATGGGCGAGTCAGGTTGTGGTAAATCCACATTTCTAAATACCGTTGGTTTATTAGATTCCGTTTCATCCGGCCAATTGATCTTCAACGGTACCGATGTAAGCCAGTTTTCCGAATCGCAACGTGCTGTTTTAAGAAAAAAAGAAATCGGATTTATCTTCCAAAGCTTCAACCTTATTGATGAACTTACTGTTTTTGAAAACGTAGAACTACCCCTCACTTACCAAAACATCCATAAATCAGAACGTAAAAAAATGGTCACTCAAACATTGGAACGTGTCAATATGTTACACCGTGAGAACCATTTTCCTCTACAACTCTCCGGAGGTCAACAACAAAGGGTAGCCATTGCACGCGCAATTGTCCACAAACCACATCTCTTATTGGCAGATGAACCCACCGGAAATCTGGATTCTAAAAATGGTACTGAAGTCATGGAATTATTGACCGAACTCAATCAGGATGGCTCTACTATTATTATGGTAACACACTCGGAAAAAGACGCGGATCATGCTTCACGCAAAATTCATCTTCATGATGGTGCTTTAATTGAATCACCTTTAAATATCATGGCATGAAAACAGGTCAAATAAAATCATACTTACGTTTCTTATCCAAAAACAAACTTTTCACTACGATAAGTGTCATCGGATTGGGAGTTGGAATTGCATCGTGTCTACTGATCAGTTTATATATCCATTACGAAACTTCATTTGATCATTACCACGAGAAAAAAGATCGCATCTACCGTTTGACTTCTCAATTAGACTTTAATGGTGTCATCGATGCTGCGGTTACAAATCTACCCAGTGGACCAACACTATTACAAGATTATCCGGAGGTTGAATCTTATGTTAGATTTAGAAGATTTGGGCGGGAAGCGCAAATCAAAGTAGATCAAAAAATGTATCCTACCAGTAACGTATGGATTGTTGATAGTACCATCTTTGATGTTTTCTCATATCCGATGATTCAGGGAGACCCCAAACGGGCATTGGTTCAACCCAACAGTATTGTTCTGACTAAAACTACGGCTGATCGACTATTTGAAAATGGTGAAGCATATAATCAAACATTATTCATCAATAATACGCTGTATCAGGTCACCGGAATTATTGAGGATATTCGCCCTCAAAGTGAAATGCAAATTAATGCGCTGGTAAGCCTTTCTTCCTTACCTCAACCATTTATGGATGCGCATAATCAGGATTGGTTCCGAATAGGATTCTATACCTACTTACTATTCCACCAACCGGTAGATAAAGTTGAATTTGAACAAAAGCTAGTTGAATTTGAAAAGAAATATGTCCAACCATGGAGTGCAGAAAATCAAATCGTAGCTTCGCTTAAATATGAAATTACGCCTCTCAAAAATCTTCATTTTGACAATACCAAAACCTATGATCAACCCAAGGGAAACAAAACTTATCTGATCATATTTGCTTCTTTGGCTGTTTTCCTTTTGCTTATTGCGGTTATTAACTATATCAACCTCAATTTGGCACAAGGCGGAAAACGATCAAAAGAAGTAGGTGTAAGAAAAGCTACCGGAGCACAACAAAAAGAAATCTTTACACAATTCATTTCCGAATCGGTCATTCTTTCATTTTTAGCATTGCTATTCGGTCTCATCGTATTGGTCATTTCATTGCCATATTTCAACAGAATTATTCAAGCGGAAATATCCTTTGGTTCTTTATGGAACCTTACATTCCTCATTCCAATGATTGGTATTTTTGCAATGATCACGCTTGCTGCAAATAGTTATCCGGCCATGTTGTTGTCCCGACTGAATCCTATTCAGGTACTAAAAGGAAATACACAAAATGGTTCCAAACTAAGCAAACTCAATCAAACGTTAATCTTCATTCAGTTTCTGTTTTCTCTATTTATGATCACCGCAACGATCATGGTACAAGATCAAATGACGTTTATATCTGAATATGGTTTAGGGTTTGAAAAGGATAAGATTTTAACACTTAGAATTCCAGCTGATTCTACAGCGAGAAACCAACTGTCGCCATGGTTAGAAACCATCAACACAAACGCCAATGTTATTGCCTCTAGTCAAACCAGAATTCCGGATGGTAGTGGGACCGGACAACTTATGTTTAGAATTGAACAAGATGAAAAAATGATGGAGCAAACCATCAATTACCTTTTTGTAGATGAAGAGTTTCTTGATGTTATGGGACTCGATTTAATTCACGGTAGAAACTTCGATAAAAACATCGCTACAGACCAGCAACAAGCCTTTATTGTAAATCAGAAAGCTGCTGAAGTTTTTGGCTGGTATACGGATGCCCTAAACAAAAGAGTTCAATGGGGATTAATGCCAAACGGACAAGCCACAAATGACGGCAAAGTGATTGGAGTGGTCAATAACTTTAATTTCCAGACGCTTCATAATGATTTAGCTCCTTTGGTTCTTTGTTTTAATCCCAATGGAGGAAATTCGATGTCAATCAGATATAATACTGCGGAATTGAATGGGCCAATTCAAAAACTTCAAACCAGATGGAATGAACTCGCACCTGGGTTTCCCATGCAATACGAAGTATTATCTACATCAATCTCGGACAACTATCAAA
This genomic interval from bacterium SCSIO 12643 contains the following:
- a CDS encoding helix-turn-helix transcriptional regulator: MIIKKETFDLSDKTVLGRLIFRPPFKASSALKNEARFVHVLNGTSKLHSPNSRMDLNPGDSVMMKCENFVNNWIPNDSSEPNEAIIIQIYPDILKLAYNDQIPEVFNSSTPISANPVEKIPPHLNMNHFITGLKHYLNHPSVISEELLKLKIRELIHLLLHTPNSGPIKSMLGDLFKTKDYAFKEIIQSNIYEDLNLSDLAFFAGLSLSSFKRKFNELYGMSPTKYIIGKRLEKAKKLLAESDTRISEIAYSCGFNDTGYFSKSFIRAFQYSPSNYRKTFQQNDL
- the thiL gene encoding thiamine-phosphate kinase, which produces MLEDKNQSTSNLEQLGEFGLIDHLTNGFENKEKSTLKGIGDDAAVLDHGNEKTVVSTDMLVEGVHFDVTYVPLKHLGYKSVVVNLSDIYAMNATPKQVTVSIAVSSRYSVEALEEIYAGIKQACEFYNVDLIGGDTTSSLKGLVISVTAIGSAPEEKLAYRSGAKEHDLICVSGDLGGAYMGLQVLEREKAVFRENPQMQPDMSGSEYVLERQLKPEARRDVIKILGEMHVIPTSMIDVSDGLASEIMHICKQSEVGAQIYEEKIPIDYQTYKTAEEFNFNATTAALNGGEDYELLFTISQKDYDVVKGIPGISVIGHIADKESGVSMVARGEQVVELQAQGWNAFKNKSQND
- a CDS encoding DUF2892 domain-containing protein, which translates into the protein MKKNMGNIDRGIRIVIALLLGTLYFTNTITGTLGLVLLIVSVVFVLTSLISFCPLYTLLGIKTCPVNKAE
- a CDS encoding asparaginase yields the protein MQQPSKILMIYTGGTIGMVEDIHSKALHPFDFSQITEEIPELKKLNCEINTIAFDVPIDSSDISPKHWNKLANLIAENYTQYDGFLILHGTDTMAYTASALSYMLEGLNKPVILTGSQLPIGVLRTDGKENLLTAIEIAGDKDANGKSMVGEVAIYFEYKLIRGNRAHKSSTMHFDAFHSPNFRDLAEAGVTIEYKNHHLKPFGDGNINVVELKSQDIFILPVFPGMPQSQVESVLRSPDNWAILLITFGAGNVPMLPWFLNAIEEAVTNEKVIVNVTQCIKGRVNMELYANGRKLQDLGVISGVDITSEAALTKLMYLKEKNLTLEELKQQFETPLRGEITV
- a CDS encoding tetratricopeptide repeat protein; the encoded protein is MRKSKADKKKVTPPSEDKAQNISKAPQVDMKWKVILFVFGFLLYAQTVNFEYALDDKIVIISNQITTRGFDGVMDHFFYDSMDGFWAEQYGIDVADLDKDALVAGGRYRPLSLVSYAIEYELFGENPWWSHLINALLYGATGLVLFHLMMRLFPSSLKKDIWKTIPFWTTLLFLAHPLHVEVVANIKGRDEILSLLFGLMALIQTLKYVDSRNNQNLIWAFGLLFLSLMSKETTIAFVALGPLMMYFFDIGKMKDWNKSFVVLLGAGVLYTLIRYMVIGGGADTEVTELMNDPFLYANGSERLATIFLVFAAYIKLLFMPFPLTHDYYPYHLPFLEDGQQYAIWSDLGVIAGVLIMLGLLWVIIKGFKRKSIYAFAALFFLGTAILISNLFFPIGVFMNERFMYAPSIGMLMALTYFLLEELPAKAKSFKPVTAIGLMGVVTIVFSGMTLSRSQAWKNDATLALTDVATSTGSAKANMAAGDALIKEISEEKNPDVKTEMINEAYGYLKTSLDIYPEYFPPLDLLGKLYFESGNYAESIKFYGYCVERKPTKQSFKDNIFYIGNKLAQELRYEEAVQAYDKALTYSPNDKRYLLAAAQVFARDLKNPSRALPYMEKAYQFYPNDADVAEKLAITYAMLNRYPDAIQILEPLYQANPNNASIMKNLGIAYYQSGQIERGTILVEKSQTLNQPK
- a CDS encoding Crp/Fnr family transcriptional regulator, whose product is MSEKIPTTLAHLDPELAQQIISHSTTLDISKNTEILRDGQYVKVIPIVLEGLIKVFTRHEDKELLLYYIQPNESCIMSFAAGLKNQPSRVFAITEEDTQALLLPIDKVTQWIKQFPDINTLFFQQYNIRYSELLDTINHVLFHKMDTRLFNYLKEKSRLTGKNPIKISHRQIANELGTAREVISRVMKKLEVEGKVKQHPNQIEILD
- the frr gene encoding ribosome recycling factor, which produces MEEELEMIFDMAKEQMEASMDHLKRELLKIRTGRANPVMLSSVMVEYYGSKTPLSQVSNVTTPDAHTLMIQPFEKSLLQEIEKSIINSNLGLNPQNNGEMVIINVPMLTEDRRRDLAKQAKAEGEHAKVSVRNARHDAMHEVKKLKDNHLSEDAARDAEDEIQKDTNSYSKKVDDLVAEKEAEIMKV
- a CDS encoding GNAT family N-acetyltransferase produces the protein MTYRSAQPSDLDQLIQLGFHTWSIFKNDLAPEFWKQLKHGLLDRSTYEPLVNASYGVVCENEQNEIIGMVFLVPSGNPTDIFPADWCYIRFLTVHPDYAGAGIGKQLTKECMDYAVQNKEHTIALHTSEMMQNAIRLYTNLGFKRLKEIPSRLGKKYWIYTYSIS